DNA sequence from the archaeon BMS3Bbin15 genome:
AGGAAAGAATGTATCTGTTGATATTCCTGTTGTGGGAGATGCAAAGACAGTACTTAAGGAGCTAATTAGAGTACTGAGAAAGATTATGGAGTCGGAGAAGAGCAGGGCATGGCAGGAGAAAATAAAGATATGGAAAAAAGAGTTTTCACCAAAAATGGATTATGATGATGTGCCTCTGAAGCCTCACAGAGTTATAAAGGAGATAATGGATTTTCTTGGTGAGGATGATATAGTCACAACTGAAGTGGGGCAGTGTCAGATGTGGGCACATCACTATATGGGCAGAAGCAAACCAAGGAGTTTTATAAGCTCGGGCGGTCTGGGTACAATGGGCTTTGGTTTTCCTGCGGCCATGGGAGCCAAGGTTGCAAAGCCAGATGTCAATGTTATCGATATAGCGGGCGACGGGAGTTTTCTTATGAATATACAGGAGCTTGCCACTGTTGTGGAGAACAATATAAATGTGGTTGTCGGAGTTTTTGACAACCACTACCTTGGCATGGTAAGGCAGTGGCAGGAACTCTTCTATGACAGGCGCTACTCTTCAGTTTACCTTGGCAATACTCTGGATTTTGTGAAGGTGGCTGAGGGTTTCGGTGCCCTGGGGATAAGAGTTGAGAAGCCAGAGGAGATAAAGCCAGCCCTCAAAGAAGCTTTCAATGCAGGCAAACCTGTTGTTCTTGACTTCATGATTGAGCACGAATGCAATATCTTCCCCATGGTTCCTCCGGGAAGATGCCTGAAAGATATTATGGAGTAAGGTGATATTTATGGAGAATAAAACTCACTATATTGTTGCTCTGGTTGAGGATAAGCCGGGTGTAATGCAGCGTGTTTCAGGGTTGCTGAGCAGGAGGAATTTTAACATAAAAAGCATATCAGTGGGAGCTACGGAGAAACCAGGGATATCGAGAATAACCATGACACTTAAAGGGCAGGAAGAAGTGCTGGAGCAGGTAATAAAACAGCTCAACAAACTCATAGAAGTTGTAAAGGTCTCGGGAATTGAAAAGGATGAGAGTGTTATCAGGGAGCTCGTACTCATAAAGGTTAACACTGCAACAGACTCTGCAAGAGCTGAAGTTGTGCAGTATGCGAATATCTTCAGGGGAAGATTTGTGGATGTGGCAAAAGAGAGTATGGTTATAGAGATTACTGGTGATGAGAGCAAGATAAATGCCTTTATTGAGCTTATGCGAAGTTATGGTATCAAAGAGGTGGCAAGAACCGGTAAGACAATAATGACAAGGGGAAAAAAAATAGTGAGTATTAAGGGGAGATAGAATGGAAGAAAAGAAAAGAAGGAGACCTGGCGTTGAAAGGGGAATTGAGGGTATAAAAGAAGAGGATTATAGAGTAAGAGTAACAGGGATTGTTGTGGATAGAGACCCCGGGAACTACTCTGCGACTATAGATGACAGTACAGGGAGAGCTGATGTATTCTTTTCCAGAAAGGGAGATTTTGATATAATAGAAGAGGGGAGGCTGATAAGGATAATAGGAAAGGTTATTAAGGATGATGAAAAACTCTGGATAGATGCCGAGATTGTTCAGAATATGCATGGGCTGGATCCGGCCCTATTAAAACAGGTCAGGTATATAGAGGAAAAAGGAGGTTAGATTATGCGAGCAGTACTTGAAGAAATAAAGGTTTTAAAATCAAGCATTGATGCTATTTCAAACATTATAGATGAAGCAGGTATAATTGTGAGTAAAGAAGGCATGACGCTCAGGGCCATGGACCCTGCGCATGTGGCTTTTGTTGACCTGCAGATTACAAAGGATGCTTTCTCAGATTATAAGGTTGAAGAGAAGTTGACTCTTGGTCTTGATTTAGACAGATTCAATACAATTTTAAAAAGAGCGGGAAGTAGTGACAGAATAACTCTCTCGGCAAAGGATGAAACAACCCTGAATATTGAGATAAAGAACAGTTCAACAAGGCGGTTTGAGTTACCACTCATAGATATAAGCGAAGAAGAGATAAAGCTTCCAATCCTTGATTTTCCTGCTGAGATTGAGCTTGACCCCAAAGTTCTTGTTGAAGGAATTAAGGATGCAGAGATTGTCAGTGACAATATAATATTCAAGGTTGATGAAAATAATCTTTACCTTGAAGCAAAAGGGGACCTTGGCAATGTTGAGGTGAAAGTAGATAAGGATAAGGCTATTACCTTCAGGGTTGATAGTCCCTGTAACAGTATGTTTTCCATTGAATATCTGAAGGACATGGTCAAGGCAAGTGATATAGCAAAGAGTGTCAAGGTTTACTTCGGCAATGATATACCACTGAAGCTGGAGTTTATTGCTCCTGAGATAAGACTTAGCTTCCTTATCGCTCCAAGGGTAGAAAGCGAATAGATTGATGAGACCTCTGAGCCCTCTTAACGGAAATGTAAACAAGGATATAGCTGAACTGAAGGATTTATCTGAAAGATACTTCCTTGAGGCAGAGGAAATAATAAGGGGAGAAAGAAGAAAAGCTGGAGATATCGCATTAAATCTTATACTTATTGCTGCCTCCCTGAAAGGCCCCTCTTCCTTTGAGTCAAGAATGGCCATTGATGTTTTCAGAGTGGCTGTTAGCAGGAGAATTGGGGAATATATTCAAAAGGAAATTAAAATTTCACCCTATCCGGATGATGAATTCTGTGCAGCTCTGGAACCGGAGCTGAAGCTGAGGGATGATACTTCTGTAAAGGGAGACTTAAAGTTCAGAGCAAGGTGGATGGAGATTCTCCCGGGTATAAGAAGTAGAAGGAGGAAGTTTACAGATTTTTATATTGAAAAAGGTTACGTTTATCTTGATGAGAAAGAGGCTATTGAGCTCTATCTAGACAGGCTTTCTGAAAAAGCCAGAGAATTAGTTGAGAGTTACTCAAAACTTGATATAAAAGATTCTAGAATTGAAGGTCTGGCAAAGGTTCTAATCAAACTGTCAGATACCAGGTCTGAAAGAATCGCAGGACTGCAGGGAAAGCAGGCCCCCCTGAAAGGGGAACACTTTCCGCCCTGCATTAAACTATGCATAAGCGGGATTGGTTCAGGGGCAAGAAACTATGCAATAACCGTTCTTCTTACAGCTTTTCTATCATATGCAAGAATAGCACCCTTCTCAAACACAAAAGATGCCAGAATATCTGATTTTATTGATGATATTGCAGTTGTGCAGAATGAGATTATACCTATTATTGAAGCTGCAGCCGAGCGCTGCTCTCCTCCCTTATTTGAGGACCAGCCTATGGAGAGACAGAATGTTTACTATCACCTTGGCTTTGGCTTAACTTCTAATCCTACGCTTGAGGATGCACAGAAAAGCTCCTGGTACTTTGTGTCAAATTGTGATAAAATCAGGAGAGAGGCGCCTTCACTATGCAGACCGGAAAAGCTCTGCAGAAGTGTGAAAAACCCTTTAACATATTATATAAGGAAGAGGTTCCAAGAGGGGGGTAAAAATGCTCCTTAGAGAAGCCACACCGGAGGAGAGAAGGCTTTACTACCTTGAGGAGTGGAAAGCTTCATACCTTCCGGATTATATAACTGGAAGTCTTACTATGAGAGAATTTGCCTTTGACTACAATGGTGAAGGCCCAAAAGACAGATATCGGAATTTTGTATCACTCACCCAATTTGAAGGACACATGGTAAGCTCCCAGCCTTATGCTGCCTATTCAAGTGTTGCCTTCTATAAAGAACCCCAGAAGCGCAGCGGGTGGCTCAGTGCTGAGCTTGTTTTTGATATTGATGCCAAGGACTTACCTGTCAGAAGCTGCAACTGCAGAAAGGGAGATGTGTGCGAGGTGTGTATGGGAGAGGCAAAAGAGTTTGTTCTGTCTATAAGTGATACTCTCAGAGATATTTTCTCTCTTAAAGACATAAAATTTGTTTACTCTGGCAGGGGTTATCATATAAGAGTTTTTGATGAAGAGGTTTTAACTCTGAGTTCTCAGGAGAGAGCAGAGCTTCTGGATTATGTGGCTGGAAATGTTGTACCAGAGAAAGAAAATTTAAAGGGACGTTATCCAGAGCTTTTTATTAAGAAGGCAATTAAAATTTTGCCACTCTTCACTGCCGATGTTATGAAAGAATTTGACCAGCCTGCTGTAAGGGTTCATAGGGTTCATAGGCTTCTGAAATATCTGCCTGATGTCCTTGAAGACATTGAGAACGGCTCATTCAGAAAGTTCAGAGAAATCCTGAGCAACAAAACCTACTTATCTCTTCTTGAGACTATCAGGGAGGTAAATGCAGGAATGGTTGATGCAAAGGTAACTGTGGATGTAAAGAGAATCCTCAGGCTTCCGGGTTCGCTTCACTCCAAGGTTAGTATGATATGCACTCCTGTTAAAAATCTCGAAAGCTTTGACCCCTTCAGAGATGCAGTGCCAAGGTTTGTTATGGAAAGATGATTTGTTTACATGGAGA
Encoded proteins:
- a CDS encoding DNA primase large subunit, producing the protein MRPLSPLNGNVNKDIAELKDLSERYFLEAEEIIRGERRKAGDIALNLILIAASLKGPSSFESRMAIDVFRVAVSRRIGEYIQKEIKISPYPDDEFCAALEPELKLRDDTSVKGDLKFRARWMEILPGIRSRRRKFTDFYIEKGYVYLDEKEAIELYLDRLSEKARELVESYSKLDIKDSRIEGLAKVLIKLSDTRSERIAGLQGKQAPLKGEHFPPCIKLCISGIGSGARNYAITVLLTAFLSYARIAPFSNTKDARISDFIDDIAVVQNEIIPIIEAAAERCSPPLFEDQPMERQNVYYHLGFGLTSNPTLEDAQKSSWYFVSNCDKIRREAPSLCRPEKLCRSVKNPLTYYIRKRFQEGGKNAP
- a CDS encoding DNA polymerase sliding clamp, with the protein product MRAVLEEIKVLKSSIDAISNIIDEAGIIVSKEGMTLRAMDPAHVAFVDLQITKDAFSDYKVEEKLTLGLDLDRFNTILKRAGSSDRITLSAKDETTLNIEIKNSSTRRFELPLIDISEEEIKLPILDFPAEIELDPKVLVEGIKDAEIVSDNIIFKVDENNLYLEAKGDLGNVEVKVDKDKAITFRVDSPCNSMFSIEYLKDMVKASDIAKSVKVYFGNDIPLKLEFIAPEIRLSFLIAPRVESE
- the ilvH gene encoding acetolactate synthase small subunit; its protein translation is MENKTHYIVALVEDKPGVMQRVSGLLSRRNFNIKSISVGATEKPGISRITMTLKGQEEVLEQVIKQLNKLIEVVKVSGIEKDESVIRELVLIKVNTATDSARAEVVQYANIFRGRFVDVAKESMVIEITGDESKINAFIELMRSYGIKEVARTGKTIMTRGKKIVSIKGR
- a CDS encoding DNA primase small subunit, with translation MLLREATPEERRLYYLEEWKASYLPDYITGSLTMREFAFDYNGEGPKDRYRNFVSLTQFEGHMVSSQPYAAYSSVAFYKEPQKRSGWLSAELVFDIDAKDLPVRSCNCRKGDVCEVCMGEAKEFVLSISDTLRDIFSLKDIKFVYSGRGYHIRVFDEEVLTLSSQERAELLDYVAGNVVPEKENLKGRYPELFIKKAIKILPLFTADVMKEFDQPAVRVHRVHRLLKYLPDVLEDIENGSFRKFREILSNKTYLSLLETIREVNAGMVDAKVTVDVKRILRLPGSLHSKVSMICTPVKNLESFDPFRDAVPRFVMER